One region of Eupeodes corollae chromosome 1, idEupCoro1.1, whole genome shotgun sequence genomic DNA includes:
- the LOC129947870 gene encoding uncharacterized protein LOC129947870, whose product MAPKPFRPGNRFGLLDELTLSDPPDPPPPPPKRNKPSNSLFSEFPSLPTKSIFKNPRFVHITPKDDSKPLTKISVFILKKLIDSISTHYEKISQLRDGSNLILTRDQNIADKFINSKVLDSVCPVNIKLHSNLNLSKGIAYAPCLINVSESEIISELKSQYVTDVYKFNKTMTNDKGKEETKPTGLMIFSFDLFKIPESIEIGWYKTKLSEYIPNPMRCRQCQRLGHTTKWCKSPASCVTCNFPLHEGINCTRTECANCSGPHPASSKNCLRYIQSKEVLELKTKNKCTLAEARRMQRERYQTHSTISTSLFSEKLKNPPPDTVKAPKPSTSSVQTINDNKTQHISLKANVTELQKNDSQQNQTTANTEHNKTNNEKIPNLDNEKSDSIVFTQNNPNDNTSHSPVNTQTPTTLPTSTRSNQNDSLQTITSSAQTQFHMNIDNDHDTY is encoded by the coding sequence ATGGCTCCGAAGCCATTCCGTCCGGGTAACCGGTTCGGTCTCCTCGATGAACTTACGCTTTCCGATCCTCCTGACCCGCCGCCTCCTCCTCCAAAAAGAAATAAGCCATCGAACAGCTTGTTTAGTGAATTCCCCTCCTTACcaacgaaatcaatttttaaaaatccccGCTTTGTACACATAACTCCCAAAGATGATTCCAAGCCCCTAACCAAAATCAGTGTGTTTATCCTTAAAAAACTTATCGACTCCATCAGCACGCATTACGAAAAAATATCCCAACTAAGAGACGGTTCCAACCTTATCCTAACAAGAGACCAAAACATAGctgataaatttattaattcgaAAGTTCTAGATAGCGTTTGTCCCGTTAATATTAAACTGCATTCTAACCTCAACCTATCTAAAGGCATAGCATACGCTCCCTGCCTGATTAATGTCTCCGAATCTGAAATCATTTCGGAACTTAAAAGCCAATACGTCACTGACgtgtacaaatttaataaaactatgaCAAATGATAAAGGCAAGGAAGAAACTAAACCTACAGGCCTTATGATATTCTCCTTTGACTTGTTTAAAATCCCAGAATCCATTGAAATCGGTtggtacaaaacaaaattatccgAATATATCCCAAATCCAATGCGGTGTCGCCAATGCCAACGGCTTGGGCACACAACTAAATGGTGCAAGAGCCCTGCTTCATGTGTAACATGCAATTTCCCCCTCCATGAAGGTATAAACTGTACTCGCACTGAATGTGCCAATTGCTCTGGCCCCCATCCTGCCTCGTCTAAGAACTGCCTAAGGTACATCCAAAGCAAAGAAgtacttgaattaaaaacaaaaaacaaatgtacaCTAGCTGAAGCTAGACGAATGCAAAGAGAAAGGTACCAGACTCATTCAACCATCTCTACGAgtcttttttctgaaaaactaaaaaatcccCCTCCCGACACAGTTAAAGCTCCCAAGCCATCTACCTCTTCTGTTCAAACAATCAACGATAATAAAACTCAGCACATTTCTCTTAAAGCAAACGTAactgaattacaaaaaaacgactcacaacaaaatcaaacaacagCTAACACAGAACATAACAAAACTAACAATGAAAAGATCCCTAACCTTGATAACGAAAAATCTGACTCAATAGTATTCACTCAAAATAATCCTAACGACAATACCTCTCATTCTCCTGTAAACACTCAAACACCAACTACTTTACCTACTTCAACTAGATCAAACCAAAATGACTCTCTTCAAACAATTACCTCTTCAGCCCAAACGCAATTCCACATGAACATTGACAATGATCATGACAcatattaa